One Pectinophora gossypiella chromosome 9, ilPecGoss1.1, whole genome shotgun sequence genomic region harbors:
- the LOC126369548 gene encoding uncharacterized protein LOC126369548: protein MIFENKLLVWFVFLGRYMKVLSVQVTSNSNPSMLKNIVGLLYDMDLSNQTEIMSLFGIEKEYRAEIDNYNRLGSRYKRQAGGGKFVESSRMGQTKVLQLQIQMWKNLVSRQYVGGPHPLHRIIPFAFVEILKLKVFDYFSPDITVESKV, encoded by the exons ATGATTTTTGAGAATAAACTACTAGTTTGGTTCGTTTTCTTAGGACGTTATATGAAAGTGTTATCAGTTCAAGTTACAAGCAACTCTAATCCATCTATG TTGAAGAATATTGTGGGTTTATTATATGACATGGATCTGAGCAATCAGACTGAAATAATGTCTCTGTTCGGAATTGAAAAGGAGTATCGAGCAGaaattgataattataatagatTGGGTAGCAGATACAAGAGACAAGCCGGCGGTG GTAAATTCGTGGAGTCATCTAGAATGGGTCAGACAAAGGTGTTGCAGCTGCAAATTCAGATGTGGAAGAATCTGGTCTCAAGGCAATACGTCGGAGGCCCGCACCCTCTACACAGGATTATTCCTTTTGCATTCGTCGAAATCCTTAAGTTAAAAGTATTCGATTACTTCTCACCGGATATTACGGTGGAATCCAAAGtctaa